The following are encoded together in the Iodobacter fluviatilis genome:
- a CDS encoding EVE domain-containing protein: protein MNYWFMKSEPDDVSIDDLAKRQDQTVGWYGVRNYQARNFMRDEMQLGDRVFFYHSSCKEPGIAGLAEVCSHAYPDPTQFDANSEYFDSKSTQEAPRWLQVDVRFVQKTRLLSLSELRGYPELAEMLLLKKGSRLSITPVSAIDAAFILAKLC from the coding sequence ATGAATTACTGGTTTATGAAATCAGAGCCGGATGATGTGTCGATTGATGATCTGGCGAAGCGCCAAGATCAGACGGTGGGCTGGTATGGTGTACGCAATTATCAGGCGCGAAATTTTATGCGCGATGAGATGCAGTTAGGGGATCGAGTATTTTTTTATCACTCCAGCTGTAAAGAGCCGGGTATTGCTGGCCTTGCCGAGGTTTGCAGCCATGCCTATCCAGACCCAACTCAGTTTGATGCTAATTCTGAGTATTTTGACAGCAAATCGACGCAAGAAGCTCCACGCTGGCTGCAGGTTGACGTGCGTTTTGTGCAAAAGACCCGCTTGCTAAGCTTGAGCGAGCTGCGAGGCTACCCAGAGCTGGCCGAAATGCTGCTGCTGAAAAAAGGCTCGCGTTTGTCGATCACCCCTGTATCTGCCATTGATGCTGCTTTTATTTTGGCAAAGCTATGCTGA
- a CDS encoding phosphoribosylaminoimidazolesuccinocarboxamide synthase — translation MTGLTTTNLTSLTKIYSGKVRDLYAIDDARMLMIATDRLSAFDVILAEPIPEKGKILTAISNFWFDKLKDVVPSHFTGERAEDVVSAADLPQVEGRAVVVKRLKPVAVEAIVRGYIAGSGWKEYQQNGTICGMALPAGLREADQLPEPIFTPSTKAELGDHDENISYARCEEVIGVELAAKVRDTAIALYKAASVYAATRGIIIADTKFEFGLDTDGTLCLMDEALTPDSSRFWPADQYVPGSNPPSYDKQFVRDWLETTGWDKTPPAPALPLEVAQKTAAKYREALDKLTK, via the coding sequence GACCAATTTGACCAGCCTGACTAAGATTTACTCAGGCAAAGTACGCGATCTTTACGCGATTGATGATGCGCGCATGCTGATGATCGCAACCGACCGCCTTTCAGCGTTTGACGTGATTCTGGCCGAGCCGATTCCTGAAAAAGGCAAAATCCTCACCGCTATTTCCAACTTTTGGTTTGATAAGCTAAAAGATGTGGTGCCTAGCCATTTCACTGGCGAGCGTGCAGAAGATGTCGTCAGCGCAGCAGATCTGCCACAAGTTGAAGGCCGTGCCGTGGTGGTAAAACGCCTAAAACCAGTCGCCGTAGAAGCGATTGTGCGCGGCTATATCGCAGGCTCGGGCTGGAAAGAGTATCAACAAAACGGCACCATCTGCGGCATGGCTTTGCCAGCGGGTTTACGTGAGGCAGATCAACTGCCAGAGCCTATTTTTACCCCATCGACCAAGGCTGAGCTTGGCGATCACGATGAAAATATCAGCTATGCGCGCTGCGAAGAAGTGATTGGTGTGGAGCTGGCCGCAAAGGTACGCGACACCGCGATTGCACTCTATAAAGCCGCTAGCGTTTACGCAGCCACTCGCGGCATTATCATCGCCGATACCAAGTTTGAATTTGGCTTAGATACCGATGGCACACTCTGCCTGATGGACGAAGCACTCACGCCGGATTCCAGCCGTTTCTGGCCTGCCGACCAGTATGTGCCGGGTAGCAATCCACCAAGCTACGACAAGCAGTTTGTCCGTGACTGGCTAGAAACCACTGGCTGGGACAAAACCCCTCCAGCCCCTGCCCTGCCTTTAGAAGTAGCGCAAAAAACCGCCGCTAAATACCGCGAAGCGCTGGATAAACTGACTAAATAA
- the trhA gene encoding PAQR family membrane homeostasis protein TrhA — MYQGERFNSWSHLIGAALAISGLILLVTFAAITGDPWKVVSVAVYGSTLVLLYVISTLYHSLKGRAKAVFQRLDHCAIYLLIAGSYTPFALVTLRGPLGWTIFGVNWALAIIGIVQENILGKRTRALSLVIYVVMGWLIMFAIKPLAAALPAAGMAWLAAGGVIYTVGIVFYVLDTRIPHGHGIWHLFVLGGSLCQFISILFYVI; from the coding sequence ATGTATCAGGGAGAGCGCTTCAATAGCTGGAGCCATCTAATCGGCGCGGCACTCGCGATCAGCGGGCTGATTCTGCTCGTCACCTTTGCAGCCATAACTGGCGACCCTTGGAAAGTAGTCAGCGTCGCCGTTTACGGCAGCACGCTGGTGCTGCTGTATGTGATATCCACCCTCTATCACTCGCTTAAAGGCAGGGCCAAGGCGGTTTTCCAGCGGCTGGATCACTGCGCCATTTATTTATTGATTGCAGGCAGCTACACGCCATTTGCACTCGTCACCCTACGCGGCCCTTTGGGCTGGACGATATTTGGCGTGAACTGGGCACTGGCGATTATTGGTATTGTGCAAGAAAACATTCTAGGCAAACGCACCCGCGCATTATCCCTAGTGATTTACGTGGTAATGGGCTGGTTGATTATGTTTGCAATCAAACCCTTAGCTGCAGCCTTACCAGCAGCGGGGATGGCATGGCTGGCCGCCGGTGGCGTGATCTATACGGTGGGGATTGTTTTTTACGTACTCGATACCCGCATTCCGCACGGGCATGGCATCTGGCATTTATTTGTGCTGGGTGGCAGTTTGTGCCAATTTATCAGCATATTGTTTTATGTGATTTAG
- a CDS encoding sulfite exporter TauE/SafE family protein — translation MLTDLILLLPLAFTAGLIDAAVGGGGLVMIPGLFAILPREIPAALFGTNKLASMMGTASAAARYARRVKLPWNILLPTAGSAFVGSYLGARSLHLLPLEWVRPLVIGLLAIMLVYTWLKPSFGHEDAERELTRRDLYIGLLIGLVIGFYDGFFGPGTGSFLIFLFVRLFHFDFLRASASAKVVNLATNLAALAFFIPAQMLIWGYAIPMGLANIAGAQVGSKMALKGGNIWVRRLFLILSVTLISKLVWDTFRH, via the coding sequence ATGCTTACTGATTTAATTCTTCTGCTTCCGCTCGCGTTTACTGCCGGTTTAATCGACGCTGCCGTTGGTGGTGGTGGCCTTGTGATGATTCCGGGTTTGTTTGCGATCTTGCCGCGTGAAATTCCAGCTGCACTTTTTGGTACTAATAAATTAGCTTCGATGATGGGCACGGCTTCCGCTGCGGCGCGCTATGCACGGCGGGTTAAATTACCCTGGAATATCTTATTACCCACGGCCGGATCGGCTTTTGTTGGCTCTTATCTGGGCGCACGGTCTTTGCATTTGCTGCCATTGGAATGGGTACGTCCGTTGGTGATTGGCCTGCTGGCCATTATGCTGGTCTACACATGGCTGAAACCCTCATTTGGTCATGAAGATGCAGAGCGTGAGTTGACGCGCCGTGATCTCTATATCGGCCTATTGATTGGGTTGGTGATTGGTTTTTATGATGGCTTCTTTGGCCCCGGCACAGGCTCATTTTTGATTTTTCTATTTGTGCGCTTATTTCACTTTGATTTTTTGCGTGCTTCGGCATCGGCTAAAGTGGTGAATTTAGCTACCAATCTGGCTGCGCTGGCGTTCTTTATCCCAGCCCAAATGCTGATCTGGGGCTACGCCATACCGATGGGCCTCGCCAATATCGCAGGTGCGCAAGTGGGAAGCAAAATGGCTTTAAAAGGAGGCAACATCTGGGTACGGCGCTTATTTTTGATCTTGTCGGTTACGTTAATTTCTAAGCTGGTATGGGATACTTTCCGGCACTAA
- the dtd gene encoding D-aminoacyl-tRNA deacylase: protein MRVLIQRVSQAKVSVAENISGQIAHGLLVLIAIENNDTETDLNWAANKICNLRIFEDDEQRMNRSVLDTQGDILAVSQFTLFGSYSKGNRPSWGRAAKGEVSEPLFNTMVLKLSELLGKPVPTGVFGADMQVALINDGPITLMIDSKNPE from the coding sequence ATGCGCGTATTAATTCAAAGAGTTAGCCAAGCCAAAGTTAGCGTTGCAGAGAATATCTCTGGCCAAATTGCCCATGGCCTATTAGTTTTGATTGCGATTGAAAATAACGATACAGAAACCGATTTAAACTGGGCCGCCAATAAAATATGCAATTTGCGTATTTTTGAAGACGATGAGCAAAGGATGAATCGCTCGGTATTAGATACCCAAGGTGATATTTTAGCCGTGTCGCAATTCACGCTATTTGGCTCTTATAGCAAAGGGAATCGTCCCTCTTGGGGCAGGGCGGCCAAAGGCGAAGTTTCTGAGCCGCTTTTTAACACCATGGTGCTCAAGCTTAGCGAGTTGCTTGGCAAACCCGTCCCAACGGGTGTTTTTGGGGCCGATATGCAAGTAGCGCTGATCAATGATGGGCCCATCACCTTAATGATCGATTCAAAAAATCCTGAGTAA
- a CDS encoding EAL and HDOD domain-containing protein produces the protein MLKFLRKLFSKPTQAPTPSSKPIPAIASIALQLQYVNIIDDSSEIVGSLLRRRQKNKESLAQILAEEAELIRHAVRLGTVMGKKRLRLLEISAGSLLEPELTQFATQNGMLLLNTNTALPEGGLTTLQKLQKSGLGLALQLPATWSSEIIAQAQWLAFSVNGKLAPDIERLVRRIKAQGPNKPVLMLDLAWHDEFQLCQQLEISYAAGHLFHQNTWQEGPIEAGFLRVMDLLNLLRQDASNSEIALSLKTDPLLSFRVLAQANSAAEARNKKIDTLDQALVSLGRERLYRWLSLLLFSLPGQEKPNPSLLEHALLRAELTERLGSQRWPQEKDHLYLLGLFSVLEQLIHRPLSQIVGLLKLPEAVCLALLQGTGRYAPFLNLAIASESGQCPDGKLLVECGINANHYFTLYFEALLSVEAACEEHM, from the coding sequence ATGCTTAAATTCTTACGAAAGCTATTTAGCAAACCGACTCAAGCTCCCACTCCTTCAAGCAAGCCAATTCCAGCAATAGCCTCTATTGCCCTGCAGTTACAGTACGTCAATATTATTGATGACAGCAGCGAAATTGTTGGCAGCTTGCTGCGTAGGCGGCAAAAAAATAAAGAAAGCCTTGCCCAAATTTTAGCCGAAGAGGCTGAATTGATACGCCATGCAGTACGCCTAGGCACGGTTATGGGGAAAAAACGCCTGCGCTTATTGGAAATTTCTGCGGGCAGCCTGCTTGAGCCTGAGCTCACTCAATTTGCCACACAAAACGGCATGCTCTTGCTTAATACCAACACCGCCCTACCCGAGGGAGGCTTAACAACCTTACAAAAACTTCAGAAATCAGGACTAGGACTCGCCCTACAGCTGCCTGCAACTTGGTCATCCGAAATCATCGCCCAAGCGCAATGGCTCGCTTTTTCTGTAAATGGCAAGCTTGCTCCTGATATAGAAAGGCTGGTACGCCGCATCAAAGCACAGGGCCCAAATAAGCCGGTGTTGATGCTTGATCTAGCATGGCACGATGAGTTTCAACTCTGCCAGCAATTAGAAATCAGCTATGCCGCAGGCCACTTATTTCATCAAAATACCTGGCAAGAAGGGCCGATTGAGGCAGGTTTTTTACGAGTGATGGATTTACTTAATTTACTACGCCAAGATGCCAGCAATAGTGAGATTGCCCTTTCACTTAAAACCGACCCACTACTCTCCTTCCGAGTATTAGCACAAGCCAATTCTGCCGCCGAAGCTAGAAATAAAAAAATTGATACACTAGACCAAGCCTTAGTGTCATTAGGGCGGGAGCGGCTTTATCGCTGGTTATCTTTACTGCTATTTTCTTTGCCTGGCCAAGAAAAACCCAATCCTTCCCTGCTAGAACATGCGCTATTACGTGCCGAGCTCACCGAGCGCTTAGGCAGCCAACGCTGGCCGCAAGAAAAAGATCATTTATATCTACTTGGCCTGTTTTCAGTGCTAGAGCAATTAATCCACCGCCCTTTATCCCAAATTGTTGGGCTACTCAAACTGCCAGAGGCTGTTTGCCTCGCCTTACTGCAAGGCACGGGGCGCTATGCACCTTTTCTCAATTTAGCCATCGCCAGCGAATCAGGGCAATGCCCAGATGGAAAACTCTTGGTCGAATGCGGGATTAACGCCAACCACTACTTCACCCTCTACTTTGAAGCCCTCCTTAGCGTTGAGGCGGCTTGTGAAGAGCATATGTAA
- a CDS encoding LTA synthase family protein, which produces MDSHWGPQRILFSVLLFALLALPLNRWAAAVAAISFEGLLCHASWLKEGQTGEPLLARDLFEVSQGVSLASYLNWEMIVFALLAILAIGLGVWKRPRFAWWRLVLALLLPTLLLVRIFDHGILTKTISNNLADHFDAPYLSYNFIQNTRQNGLLAHLYQTAESVKLPAAGPHTFYQLGALKTQEVIEPDVALILCEACFTSLNDERFTTPIARLKEKGFSASMMLSPVYGGGTAEAEFEMLTGLSSAVLPGIDYQNYASSYRSNAATLVSRYKDAGYRTIGMHNFHGNFWKRRDVYPSFGFDSTRFVEEMSWKTRTWPDDGLLYNTALKAYAEGPAKGKTMLSLVTVMTHGNYTDRDFDGGLADYNQRLDAAVTYLEKFVKQLEAQAKKRKRPLVIALIGDHKPSLTAAFYRKGVFDDTFFRQKGERNDKFRFAYNLTPVQWRKRAEVPLFIKASTPELAASMASNLADKPMFCLPGELAQLVPGQDPFWGALSSLCSRAPDTLVPTHQPAWRKVFEPALFAERLF; this is translated from the coding sequence GTGGATAGCCATTGGGGCCCACAGCGTATCTTGTTTTCTGTTTTGCTATTTGCGTTGTTAGCGCTGCCCTTGAATCGTTGGGCCGCTGCGGTAGCGGCCATTAGTTTTGAAGGCTTGTTGTGCCACGCTAGTTGGTTAAAAGAAGGCCAGACAGGCGAGCCACTGCTCGCTAGAGATTTATTTGAAGTGTCTCAAGGCGTATCACTGGCCAGTTATTTAAACTGGGAAATGATTGTTTTTGCGCTGTTGGCCATACTGGCCATTGGCCTTGGCGTTTGGAAAAGACCACGCTTTGCTTGGTGGCGTTTGGTGTTGGCCTTGCTGCTGCCTACGCTGTTATTGGTACGTATTTTTGATCACGGCATTTTAACTAAGACCATATCAAACAACCTAGCTGATCATTTTGATGCGCCTTACCTTTCGTATAATTTTATCCAAAATACCCGCCAAAATGGGCTTTTAGCCCATCTTTATCAGACGGCAGAAAGCGTCAAGCTGCCCGCAGCAGGGCCACACACTTTTTATCAGCTAGGCGCGCTTAAAACACAGGAAGTCATAGAACCAGACGTGGCCTTAATTCTGTGCGAGGCCTGTTTTACCAGCCTGAATGACGAGCGTTTTACCACCCCGATCGCCCGCTTAAAAGAAAAAGGTTTTAGCGCCAGTATGATGCTCAGCCCCGTATATGGTGGTGGCACGGCGGAGGCCGAGTTTGAAATGCTGACGGGTTTATCCTCGGCGGTTTTGCCAGGGATCGATTACCAAAATTACGCCAGTAGCTATCGCAGCAATGCAGCCACCTTGGTATCCAGATACAAAGATGCTGGATACCGAACGATAGGTATGCATAACTTCCATGGTAATTTCTGGAAGCGCCGGGATGTTTACCCAAGCTTTGGTTTTGATTCGACGCGTTTTGTAGAAGAAATGTCGTGGAAAACCAGAACTTGGCCGGACGATGGCCTTTTATACAATACGGCGCTAAAGGCCTATGCAGAAGGCCCTGCCAAAGGTAAAACAATGTTATCGCTGGTGACAGTGATGACGCACGGCAATTACACCGACAGAGATTTTGATGGTGGCCTTGCTGATTACAATCAGCGTTTGGACGCTGCCGTTACTTATCTAGAGAAGTTTGTAAAACAGCTGGAAGCGCAGGCAAAAAAACGCAAGCGCCCGCTTGTGATCGCCCTGATTGGTGATCACAAGCCTTCATTAACGGCCGCGTTTTACCGCAAAGGGGTGTTTGATGATACTTTTTTCCGGCAGAAAGGGGAGCGTAATGACAAATTTAGATTTGCCTACAATCTGACACCGGTACAGTGGCGAAAGCGTGCCGAAGTGCCGCTATTTATCAAGGCCAGCACGCCTGAGTTGGCAGCGAGCATGGCGAGTAATCTAGCCGATAAGCCGATGTTTTGTTTACCAGGTGAGCTGGCTCAGCTAGTGCCTGGGCAGGACCCATTCTGGGGGGCATTATCCAGCCTATGCAGCCGCGCCCCTGATACGCTTGTGCCAACGCACCAGCCAGCATGGCGCAAGGTCTTTGAACCGGCGTTGTTTGCAGAGCGATTGTTTTAA
- a CDS encoding sulfite exporter TauE/SafE family protein, giving the protein MLTAILAYLGVGLIAGFLAGLLGVGGGLVIVPALLYVFALLGLPPEHHQHLALGTSMATIVFTGIASLKAHHGRGAVRWPVVKTITPGILLGTFAGAQLAAFIPGLGLQWFFVVFAYLVAAQMLLDFKPKPSRALPAMGGMSAVGTTIGLVSSWVGIGGGSLSVPFMTLCNVPVKEAIGTSAAIGLPIALAGALGYIVSGWSAGALPQGALGFVYLPALAGIVLASFPMAKVGAAAAHRLPVPVLKKCFAALLIVLASKMLWSLLSLKGL; this is encoded by the coding sequence ATGCTGACCGCGATTTTGGCCTATCTAGGTGTTGGCTTGATTGCTGGATTTTTAGCGGGCCTGTTAGGGGTTGGGGGCGGTTTGGTGATTGTGCCTGCACTGCTGTATGTGTTTGCTCTGCTTGGCTTACCGCCAGAGCATCATCAGCATTTGGCTCTTGGCACCTCGATGGCGACGATTGTGTTTACCGGTATTGCCAGCCTGAAAGCGCATCACGGGCGTGGAGCGGTGCGCTGGCCGGTGGTAAAGACGATTACGCCTGGTATTTTGCTGGGTACTTTTGCTGGCGCACAGCTGGCGGCGTTTATACCTGGGCTAGGCTTGCAGTGGTTTTTTGTGGTGTTTGCTTATTTGGTGGCGGCGCAAATGTTGCTGGATTTCAAGCCTAAGCCATCCAGAGCATTACCAGCTATGGGCGGCATGAGCGCGGTAGGGACGACGATTGGTTTGGTTTCCAGCTGGGTAGGGATAGGTGGCGGGTCTTTATCGGTACCGTTTATGACGCTATGCAATGTGCCGGTGAAAGAAGCGATTGGCACATCGGCAGCGATTGGCTTGCCGATTGCGTTGGCTGGTGCGCTAGGTTATATCGTGAGTGGTTGGTCTGCTGGCGCTCTACCTCAAGGGGCGCTGGGCTTTGTTTACTTACCTGCGCTGGCTGGTATTGTGCTGGCGAGTTTTCCTATGGCAAAAGTAGGGGCAGCAGCAGCACACCGTCTGCCAGTGCCTGTGCTGAAAAAATGCTTTGCAGCTTTATTGATTGTGTTGGCAAGTAAGATGCTGTGGAGCTTGCTGAGTTTAAAAGGTCTCTAG
- the asd gene encoding aspartate-semialdehyde dehydrogenase codes for MKKVGLVGWRGMVGSVLMQRMQEEKDFDVIDPVFFTTSQAGQAAPNFGKDAGTLKNANDIAELSAMDVIISCQGGDYTSDIFPKLRAAGWNGYWIDAASTLRMEENAVIVLDPVNDDLIRASLAKGVKNYIGGNCTNSIMLMGMGGLFKAGLVDWVSSMTYQAASGGGANHMRELIKGMGVVYGSVADELATPASAILEIDRKVAETIRSDVPTEFFGAPLAGGLIPWIDAQLENGQTKEEWKGQAEVNKILGNEAPIPVDGLCVRIGAMRCHSLALTIKLNKDLPLAEIEALIQSGNQWVKWVPNDRAVTVQELTPAAITGKMDIGVGRVRKLNMGPEYISAFVIGDQLLWGAAEPLRRMLRILLG; via the coding sequence ATGAAAAAAGTAGGTCTGGTTGGTTGGCGCGGCATGGTGGGTTCTGTCCTCATGCAACGCATGCAGGAAGAAAAAGATTTTGATGTGATTGATCCGGTGTTTTTTACGACTTCGCAAGCTGGCCAAGCCGCTCCGAATTTTGGTAAAGATGCAGGCACACTTAAAAACGCTAACGATATCGCTGAGCTATCCGCGATGGACGTGATTATTTCTTGCCAAGGTGGCGATTACACCTCGGATATCTTCCCAAAACTGCGCGCTGCAGGCTGGAATGGTTATTGGATCGATGCGGCTTCTACCCTGCGTATGGAAGAAAACGCGGTGATCGTGCTCGATCCTGTAAACGACGATTTGATTCGTGCTTCCCTAGCTAAAGGCGTTAAAAACTATATCGGCGGCAACTGTACTAATTCCATCATGCTGATGGGGATGGGGGGCTTGTTTAAAGCAGGCTTGGTGGATTGGGTTAGCTCAATGACTTATCAAGCGGCATCCGGTGGCGGCGCAAATCATATGCGCGAGCTGATTAAGGGCATGGGCGTGGTTTATGGCTCGGTGGCCGATGAATTGGCAACGCCAGCGTCAGCGATTTTAGAAATCGATCGTAAGGTTGCAGAAACAATTCGCAGTGATGTGCCTACAGAATTTTTTGGCGCGCCATTGGCGGGCGGTTTGATCCCTTGGATCGATGCCCAGCTTGAAAATGGCCAGACTAAGGAAGAGTGGAAAGGCCAAGCTGAGGTAAACAAAATCCTTGGTAATGAAGCGCCAATTCCTGTTGATGGCCTCTGTGTGCGTATTGGCGCAATGCGCTGCCACAGCCTTGCCTTAACGATTAAGCTGAATAAAGACCTGCCGCTCGCCGAAATTGAAGCGCTGATTCAATCTGGTAATCAGTGGGTGAAGTGGGTGCCCAATGATCGTGCGGTAACAGTGCAAGAGCTGACCCCAGCGGCTATCACCGGCAAAATGGACATCGGTGTAGGCCGTGTGCGTAAGCTCAATATGGGCCCAGAATACATCAGCGCTTTTGTGATTGGCGATCAGTTGCTCTGGGGCGCTGCCGAGCCATTACGCCGTATGTTACGGATTTTGTTGGGGTAA